TATTTTCAAGGTCTTTATGTATTTAGGGCCATgtactttgttttgaaaaaattattaatagatattttttggttgtttttgggAACTAGCTGGCTAAACTTACAGCCTGCACCTTTGCTGGTCGGTCCCAGAATCACAAATCGGTTTAACTTATTATTAACATTTGAATTCATTCAGGACCACAATGCCGAACAATAAATATGTCTAAACTCTTATGCCGCTGGCTGCTACTAGggtcagctgtggctcagttggtagagtcggtttcTCTCGACTGGAAGGTTGAGGGgtcgatccccagctcatgcggcacatgtcagatgtgtccttgggcgagacacaTAGTCCCCAATTACTCTCGCTGTTTTGTGGGCGGTGTATGAATGATTAGTTAATACTTTTTCTGTGCACTGCTTTGCTACAGTAAACGGTTTAATACTAAAAGAAGGAATTTATAGATCCCATGTGTAGTGATTTTTATTGAAGTATAATGGAAATATTATTGCCGTAGCAGATATGGGATCATGCTTCATAAAAGAATAATGCATATACTTTTTCAGTATTTATTATATATCTACTTCTTACTATACTTAAATTTATATTCTGGAATGAGAGCAACTGTAATGCAACTTAATCCTTCAGGGTAACATTAAAATCTTTCCTAATGCTTGTTCTGATTATAACTTCTATTCTGCTCTGATCCTCAGTGTGCCATGGTTGAGTCCCATCTGAGCGACGTCATCAGCATCCACACTGACGTGTCTGGGTACCTAATTGGCATCTCCATAGTAACAATACCTGGAGCCTGCAGGGGCACCGAGGTCGAGGATGAAGTTGATCTTGAGATTTTCAACACCACACTCAGCATAATGGCTCCTGTTAATGCACCAGGGTCAGTTCTTGATTTGTTAAATAAGCTTGAGTACATTTCTACCATCCACATCTTGGCTGTCTGCAGAAGTGAAATCCTCTTGGGTGGCTTCTTTGTTTAGATTTCTTTGATTCAGTTTTCTGCAAAGAAGCCTCACATAATTTTCCCCCCACAGGAAGAAACAAGTCTGACTTTCAAATACAccgtctgtttttgtgtttctttgaataCTAATTACCTGCTTTCTTTCAGGCCCGAGACAGCTCTGTTCCTTGAACGAATGGATCTGGAAACTgcgaagaaagaaaagaatccACAGGAGCAGAAATCGTTCTTTGCTAAATATGTAAGTAGTCCCGCTGAAAACTGCAGATAAGGCTGGCACGCTGTTCCTAAAGATATTCACTTTGCCTTTGGTAATTCTTCTCTGATCTCTGTAATATGCAATAGCTCATAAAgttaatgaaaacatgaaatgctGATTTAGTTCATTCAGTTTTTTCAAGCTCAATCAGAAGCACTCCAACTTCTTATACACAACTTGCCTGCAgcatttgtttaaataaatgataaaggACATGTCAGTAATGTAAGTCTTTGAAAAAGTCCTAATTATTGCAAATGTTTGGTTTGTTGTCACTGTCTGATTCAGTGATTCTCAGTATAAGAACCATTTCATGCATTTGCTTCAGTTTATTTGGATCAGACCAAGGGGAAAAGATGCATTGTTTACTTTATTTCTAGaccagttttttgttttattctccaAGAAGCCCTAAGGAGTAAACTTTAAGTCCTACAGTCTGACTGGTTACTCACTGATTTgtataaaccttaaaaacccACTTTTTGTCTACTCAGGGGAGAATGCTTCATTTATATGTTGACATGTTTATGAACAGTAATATGCCCGCCCCCTGGGATGTGTTGGATGCCAGCTCTAGCTGTTCAATCACCTGCAGACAAAATAATATAATCAAAACTCCCTTTGCCAAAATCAATGTATTGACAGGAAAAGACAAGACAGTGTAGGAGAAAGTGTAGGGCTCAGTTTTTCTCGGCTACAAGTAGGGGGAGCTCCAGGGAAAAAAGTTTGTGACTCAGAACCAAACAGGTTTGTTGTTTATTATCATGGTGTCATAGTTTGGGACCCACATCTATTCATCCATTCTTCTGTTTGATTCTGCTGACTTGATCATACAAGTTGACTCGTCATCCAAGATTATTTTGCCAGCAAATTCAGTGGTATAGTTTAGTtggtattgttatttttaaagcagttttgaGACTCTGTCTTCTTAATGTTGAGCTGCCAGTCGGAGTGCAAAGCTCTCCTCACTCAAGCTccatgttttttaaacacagagaaactgtCCTCGTCTCTTTTTGACTCAGCTCCTCTGAGCTTCTGTATGACCTCTCCTCCAGCTTGttgcgctgtgtgtgtgcgtgtgtgtgcgtgtgtgtgcgtgtgtgtgcgtgtgtgtgcgtgtgtgtgcgtgtgtgtgcgtgtgtgtgtgtcttgctTTGTTCAGTGACCTTGTGACATTTTGTTGACTCGGTGCTGTGCTGTGTTCCAGTGGTATTTGATTCTGGGTGGTGCAATCTTCCTCATGGTCACCAATTCAGCACAGCCCCCAgcagggggaggaagagagcaGAGCTGATTCCCACAGAAGTACTGTTTTCTTACTTGTGGCTCGTTCTgtcccccttcctcctctctcaaaTTATGTTTCCCTCCTCTGTAATATGACTAACCGAAACTCACCTCCTTGTTTCCAACTCATTGCCCCCTTTTCTACTCTTTCACAGTTTACTTCAGGTTCAACACCAAATACATTTGAGATGGATAATTGCAAGTTTTCTTTATTCTCAAGTCTTTGTACAAGAAAGCCTCCATTGGAAACATTCAAGACATCTTAAATCTTAACTGTCTGGTTGAATATGCTGAACATGTGTTTGGCGTTTGATCCTGagatttctcttttatctcacCACTTTCGCACTTaaccttttctcctcctctgtttagAATATAACTCAAACCTAATCTGGGATGACCTGATCGGGAAAAGTACTCTGTAATCACAGCTAAATTAGTCATCTTGAACAAACATATAGTTTTGTTAATATCCTTTTTTGCCCTTGTCTTCTTCTCCAGTGGATGTACATCGTGCCGCTTGTTCTCTTCCTGATGATGTCAGGCGCTCAGGACCAATCAGGCGGAGGAGCCGGGGGTGGGGCAGCTAATGGAGGTGGCAGATGATGGACTGGACAACAGTTTCTTTATTGTACTAAACATTTTCTGAAGAATAACTGGCTTTAGACAGATTAACATTGCTGTACAGAATTCTGTTTAAGGAGGattaatacacaaacacaagttaaaCCCATAGGTGACTGCATTTTTAATACTGATgtgaaaataaagtatttattactTGACACTGATGATGTGACTCTTTGTTCTTAGAGATTCAGATTGAGTTGAAACTCCGTTACATCCATCCATTAGCTACTCACA
This Labrus bergylta chromosome 16, fLabBer1.1, whole genome shotgun sequence DNA region includes the following protein-coding sequences:
- the emc10 gene encoding ER membrane protein complex subunit 10 translates to MARLLHSEIVIFTVLFALNTDFVCCNTGRRVGDVMDTELSGFSVPLEHSFEVDDVAKFRVRGALVLKAGREHSLSLSQNQLSEEDRVKLKEVAAVDGLYRIRVPRVFLQADRQTERQMEGYLTAFVRACAMVESHLSDVISIHTDVSGYLIGISIVTIPGACRGTEVEDEVDLEIFNTTLSIMAPVNAPGPETALFLERMDLETAKKEKNPQEQKSFFAKYWMYIVPLVLFLMMSGAQDQSGGGAGGGAANGGGR